Proteins encoded within one genomic window of Merismopedia glauca CCAP 1448/3:
- a CDS encoding DUF1822 family protein, translating into MKISHQVKSVNAKYPNFFPVPLTRIAHNYAQHFYQHKINSEQRKQIYLNTLAVYAVNYYLECFGVETNLEASNSWNPVIQNLANVADLVVKNCGNLECCPIWSNSDICEVSRDAFTDRIGYVVVCLNQDLTQATLLGFSKTVETGKLLINKLQPLENLVPYLDELEPSLVPVPNQGLLEKIRCILNSSWQQVEPLFDPSSSDNCGLAFGYRSAATPGQIGYLATDIINLGEDLSDREVRLNLAAIPQSESVIDVIVELCGEDLPTNLKLVAQESTGEIIISEIAQSGDTSICLQFSRQWQEPFILTVIREDFIYQKTWKYD; encoded by the coding sequence GCTCAGCATTTTTATCAGCATAAAATTAATTCTGAACAAAGAAAGCAAATCTACTTAAACACTTTAGCCGTTTACGCGGTAAATTATTACCTCGAATGTTTTGGAGTAGAAACCAACTTAGAAGCTAGCAATAGTTGGAATCCAGTTATCCAAAATTTAGCCAACGTTGCTGATTTAGTAGTAAAGAATTGTGGTAATTTAGAATGCTGTCCTATTTGGTCAAATTCAGATATTTGTGAAGTTTCTAGAGATGCTTTTACGGATAGGATTGGTTATGTAGTGGTCTGCTTGAATCAAGATTTAACTCAGGCTACTTTATTGGGATTTAGTAAGACTGTAGAAACTGGTAAATTATTAATTAATAAGTTGCAACCTTTAGAAAATTTGGTTCCTTATTTAGATGAATTAGAACCTAGTTTAGTCCCTGTTCCCAATCAAGGATTACTGGAAAAAATTCGCTGTATTTTAAACTCAAGCTGGCAGCAAGTAGAACCTTTATTCGATCCGTCTTCTTCAGATAATTGCGGATTAGCTTTTGGATATCGAAGTGCTGCCACACCAGGACAAATTGGGTACTTAGCAACTGATATTATTAACTTAGGGGAAGATTTATCAGATCGAGAAGTAAGGTTAAATCTTGCCGCCATCCCTCAATCTGAATCAGTCATAGATGTGATAGTTGAGTTATGTGGAGAAGATTTACCAACTAACTTAAAACTAGTGGCTCAAGAGTCTACAGGTGAAATAATTATCTCAGAAATTGCCCAGTCAGGAGATACAAGTATTTGTTTGCAATTTTCTCGTCAATGGCAAGAGCCTTTTATTTTAACAGTTATTAGAGAAGATTTTATTTATCAAAAAACCTGGAAATATGACTAA